A single Mytilus trossulus isolate FHL-02 chromosome 12, PNRI_Mtr1.1.1.hap1, whole genome shotgun sequence DNA region contains:
- the LOC134693843 gene encoding sodium-dependent glucose transporter 1A-like, giving the protein MAEEEKAAQTTLTTTEKVVKTIFLVLTWVMIGLFTEITGPTQKDLIIKTKSDYELVSRATSGRSAGYFIGAVIGGPLVDKLGHYCDLMIAVCLDGAAIATVIVPYCGNVSLLWFLLALGGTFEGVINIAGQKIILNIWQEKATGPMHVLHFGFGMGSFIVPQILNPFLAVLSPSSDNMTETANITSVPFVSPTIGSNDTEMYLKESRIETGYLIIGIIVASVSVVFYIYQIFFRQIAGERKILNDNDTIVKQIVKVVDPATCSKGDRWFGVQVFVLLFIYFFNQVGGDRLYGKFIRSYAIDKHQFSGDNGSLLNTEFWISFAVGRFLGLFTGRYIPIRVLILIEVFGTFVTVVLLEIFARDSDLALWILTASMGFFVAPLFPSGIAWGDFHVEFTGFAITFVLMGGALGGMSYLWVIGYLYEYYGYDMFLHQLVVYAIIMVFLTIMLTIVGKRHGGRFESKVSEVNVIELVAKENKIY; this is encoded by the exons GGACTGTTTACCGAAATAACTGGACCAACCCAAAAAGATCtcatcataaaaacaaaatcggacTATGAATTAGTATCTCGTGCAACTTCTGGAAGGAGTGCAGGGTATTTTATAGGAGCAGTTATAGGTGGACCTCTCGTTGACAAACTAGGACATTATTGTGATTTGATGATTGCCGTTTGTCTGGACGGAGCAGCGATAGCCACTGTAATAGTACCTTATTGTGGCAATGTATCTCTGTTATGGTTTTTACTCGCACTTGGAGGTACATTTGAAGGAGTAATAAACATAg ctggacagaaaataatccttaataTTTGGCAAGAGAAAGCTACGGGACCAATGCATGTGCTTCATTTTGGATTTGGAATGGGGTCGTTTATTGTTCCACAAATATTGAATCCTTTCCTGGCTGTTTTATCACCATCTTCAGACAATATGACAGAGACAGCCAATATAACGTCAGTTCCATTCGTATCACCAACCATAGGCTCTAATGATACagaaatgtatttaaaagaatCGCGTATTGAAACAGGATATTTGATCATAGGGATTATAGTCGCGTCCGTATCAGTTGTGTTTTACATATATCAAATTTTCTTTCGACAAATCGCTGGTGAAAGAAAGATATTAAATGATAATGATACAATAGTAAAACAGATAGTTAAGGTTGTTGATCCCGCGACCTGCTCAAAGGGCGATCGTTGGTTTGGGGTTCAAGTATTTgttcttttattcatttattttttcaatcaggTTGGTGGCGATAGACTATATGGAAAGTTCATTCGAAGTTACGCAATTGATAAACACCAATTTTCCGGAGATAATGGTTCACTACTAAACACCGAATTTTGGATTAGTTTTGCCGTGGGTAGATTTTTGGGTTTGTTTACTGGTAGATATATACCTATTAGAGTTCTTATATTAATTGAAGTGTTTGGTACTTTTGTGACAGTAGTTCTCCTGGAAATATTCGCAAGGGATAGTGATCTCGCTTTATGGATATTAACTGCATCTATGGGATTTTTTGTTGCACCTCTTTTTCCATCAGGTATAGCGTGGGGAGATTTCCACGTTGAATTTACTGGCTTTGCGATCACTTTCGTTCTAATGGGTGGTGCTCTGGGTGGAATGTCATATCTATGGGTCATTGGATATCTCTATGAATATTATGGTTATGATATGTTTCTACATCAATTAGTTGTATATGCTATAATAATGGTATTTCTTACAATCATGCTGACTATAGTAGGCAAGCGACATGGAGGAAGATTTGAGAGCAAAGTGTCCGAAGTCAACGTAATTGAACTTGTCGCCAAAGAGAACAAAATATATTGA